The Candidatus Eisenbacteria bacterium genome segment GCGCGAGGCGGTCGAGAAGTCCGCGAAGTGCCCGAACGAGAGCCAGTCGGTGCGCGTGTTCTGGTCCGCGTAGTCGCCGCCCTGTGCGGCGCGCGCAACCTTTGCGACCATTCCGATCTCCTCGTGACGCAGCGTGGCGCCCGCGAGGTTGAAGCGATAGTCGTAGGAGACATTGCTCGAGAAGTTCGCGGTGATGGTGCCCTCGACGTCGACTCGATCGAGACCGGCGAACAGCGTGACGCGCGTCTCATGCGCCGGCGAACCGCCCGCGACCACGCGCAGCGTGACCGAGACCGGGCCCGTCTGCTCGACCGTGATCGAGCCGCTTCCACTGCCCAGGTTGTGCATCGAGCCGCCGCTCTCGACCAGCTGGCGATTCGCGTCCTTGTGATCCACCACGCTGGTGATCGCGCCCGAGGCTCCGAGCGTCACCGCATAGAGGCCATTGTCGATCGTGCCGCCGCTGACCGTCGCCGCGGCCGGAAAGCTCTGGCCGGCACCCGACCGCACTTCGAACACCTTGTAGCCGACCGCCGGGACGTCGCTCGCCAGGATGCGCACCTTCTGCGTCGATCCGCTTCCGATCACCTGACTGGGCGTCTGGAAGCCGGTCGCCACGTCGATCACGTGCAGCGGTTGCGCCAGCGTGCTGGGCAGGTCGGCCGCCTCGCTGCGCGTCCACGACAGCGGATTGAAGACGAAGTGACGCTCGGTGCCGCCGGGCTGCGCGATGCGCGTCCCGATCGCAGTGGTGGCATCGGCGAGCAGCGGGTTCACGAAGTTCATGAGATTCGTGAGCTGATCGCGTTGGAACTGCGCGCGCGTCGACCGTGAAACCGGTCCGTCCGCAGTCCAATCGTGCTCGTAATAGAGTCCCGCCGCCATGAATGCGAGATCGCGGGCCGTGGTGCGAGGCGTCATGAATGCGGCGTCGAACAGCGACACCACGCTCGCCATGGATTCCGCGGTGCGGAGTTTCTCGATGTGCCGCCGGAAATCGGCGGTGACCTCGCCCATCGACGCGCTGTACAGATCCCATTCGTTGCCGAACGAACCGCTGAAGGTCGGGATCTGGCTCGAGTAGTTGGCGAGGAAATCCTCGAAGAAGTCGACTTCGTTCGAGACGATCACGCGCCGGCTCGCGTTCGCCTTGCTCTGCGCCGTGCTCACGAACGAACTCGTGGTGCTCTGCATGTCGTCCCAGCCGTAGCCGAATGCGGCCGAAGCCTGCCACGGCCACGATGCCAGGAACGCGGAATTGGAGGTCAGATAGTCGACCGCCGCGGACGGATCGCGCGCCTCGGCATAGCCGCCCACCCCTTCGTTGTCACCACGCATGGTGTTCCACTTCATGCACACGCCCGTGCCGTCGGGGCCGTTGAAGTGGTAGATCTCGCGCGGCCGGTTGCCCCACGAGGTCTGGCTCGCGCAACCGCACACGCCGCGCCACGAGTACTGAGCACCCGCTCCCGCCCACAGCGACGCGACACCGCCCGGCAGGGTCTGGTTCTCCATCGCGACCACGAGCGGAAAGCGCAGGCTCTCACGGCGCTCGATACGGCCGGCGTAGTACATGCCGCGCAGCACCGCCTCGGCGGGTGCCGCTCCGTAGCACAGCACCGCGGGGTTGAGAGGCATCGAAAGCTTGCCGGTGCGCAGATGTCCGATGAGACGCTGATAGGCGGTCGCGGACTTGTTGCGCTCGTATTCCCACAACCACAGGCTGCAATCCATGTTGTAGCGCGCCTGGTGGTCGGAGATGTTGCCGGCGGTGCTCTCGATCTGATTCATGTAGTAGTCGAGCGTCGAGAGAAATGCCGAGCGGTACTGGGCAGCGTCACCGCTCCAGAAGTAGTCGGTGTGATCGTCGTTCGCGATGTAGATCCGCTTCTGAGCGATCGCCGGAACGGCGAGGCTCGAAGCGATCGCGAGTGCGACGGCGCCGAGCAGCACACGGCCCAGGAACGATCTCGGGTCGGCGGAGCGTGACGTGAATCGCGCGGCGGACGTCCCCGGGCGGGGACGAGAGAATGGCAATGTCGGCATGGAACCCCCCTGCGAGCGCCCCCACCGTTATCGGTGGAAACACGTGGATGCTTGAATCCCGAACCGCGGAGCGGATTCCCGGCCGGTGCGGGAGAGAGCGCGGGGAGTACAAAGCGCCGCGGGCAGCGTAACCCGGAAACCCCACCCGGCGCGAGGCTTCGAGCCACTCCCCGCTCCGATTTGCCCGGTTCTGGACGTTTCGAGGATCGCGCCGCTACGCTGCCCGTTCATGCTTGCACCTGCCGTACGCCTCGAGCGCATCACCCGCCGCTGCGGGTCGGTGCTCGCCAACGACGAAGTGACGCTCGAGCTCGCGCCCGGTGAGATCCACGCGCTGGTCGGCGAGAACGGCGCGGGCAAGACCACGCTCATGCGCGTGCTCTACGGCCTCATGCTGCCCGACTCGGGCTCGATCACGATCGACGGACAGCCGCAGCGGTTTCGCAGCCCGCTCGATGCGATGCGGCACGGCCTCGGCATGGTCCACCAGCACTTCATGCTCGTGGACACGCAGCGTGTGTACGAGAACGTGACGCTCGCGCTCGAACCACGGCGCTCGCTCGATCGATTCGATGTCGAAGCGGCGAGACGGCGGGTGCGCGAGCTCTCGGAGCGCTACGGTCTGCCGGCGGATCCCGACGCGCGAGTGCGTGACCTGAGCGTCGGGGCGCAGCAGCGTATCGAGATCCTCAAGGCGCTCCACCACGGCGCGCGGGTCCTGATTCTCGACGAGCCGACCGCGGTGCTGACGCCTCAGGAGGTCGACGATCTGTTCGCCGCCCTTCGCAATCTTCAGCGCGAGGGCACCACGATCGTGCTGATCACGCACAAACTCGCAGAGGTGAAAGCGCTCGCGGATCGCGTCACGGTGATGCGCGCCGGACGCGTGGTGGGTGGCGGCGAGGTCGCCGATTTCACGATCGAGCGCATGGCGGAGCTGATGGTGGGACAACCCGTCAACGCCTCCTACGAGCGCCCGACCGCGCGCTCCGAGGTCCCGTT includes the following:
- a CDS encoding glycoside hydrolase, producing MLLGAVALAIASSLAVPAIAQKRIYIANDDHTDYFWSGDAAQYRSAFLSTLDYYMNQIESTAGNISDHQARYNMDCSLWLWEYERNKSATAYQRLIGHLRTGKLSMPLNPAVLCYGAAPAEAVLRGMYYAGRIERRESLRFPLVVAMENQTLPGGVASLWAGAGAQYSWRGVCGCASQTSWGNRPREIYHFNGPDGTGVCMKWNTMRGDNEGVGGYAEARDPSAAVDYLTSNSAFLASWPWQASAAFGYGWDDMQSTTSSFVSTAQSKANASRRVIVSNEVDFFEDFLANYSSQIPTFSGSFGNEWDLYSASMGEVTADFRRHIEKLRTAESMASVVSLFDAAFMTPRTTARDLAFMAAGLYYEHDWTADGPVSRSTRAQFQRDQLTNLMNFVNPLLADATTAIGTRIAQPGGTERHFVFNPLSWTRSEAADLPSTLAQPLHVIDVATGFQTPSQVIGSGSTQKVRILASDVPAVGYKVFEVRSGAGQSFPAAATVSGGTIDNGLYAVTLGASGAITSVVDHKDANRQLVESGGSMHNLGSGSGSITVEQTGPVSVTLRVVAGGSPAHETRVTLFAGLDRVDVEGTITANFSSNVSYDYRFNLAGATLRHEEIGMVAKVARAAQGGDYADQNTRTDWLSFGHFADFSTASRGVTLSNWDSPFFQAGNSTVTSLDGSTPRLRACVGMQVDGTGLGIQNQGGDSRFTNRFSIRTHGAYDPAAAMKFSLEHQNPFVAARVNGTSGSPLPATSWRLLDLPSNDVLLWALKPAEEGISQGLIARVWNLAEGSRSFTLALPSNTLTSARRTTHLETDLGAVTLANGAVSGSLARQQMATYRLFPGGLVIGDVTPPAGITDLRGP
- a CDS encoding ATP-binding cassette domain-containing protein; this encodes MLAPAVRLERITRRCGSVLANDEVTLELAPGEIHALVGENGAGKTTLMRVLYGLMLPDSGSITIDGQPQRFRSPLDAMRHGLGMVHQHFMLVDTQRVYENVTLALEPRRSLDRFDVEAARRRVRELSERYGLPADPDARVRDLSVGAQQRIEILKALHHGARVLILDEPTAVLTPQEVDDLFAALRNLQREGTTIVLITHKLAEVKALADRVTVMRAGRVVGGGEVADFTIERMAELMVGQPVNASYERPTARSEVPLLEARLLDVMDDRGLAAVRGASFIVHGGEIVGLVGVDGNGQHELVECLAGLRVPSHGEVWIGGRRIAAADPRAHTAAGLAHIPSDRLRRGIVPSMTLAENLVLGCQHDPELGSGPRLDPELVEARADRLLAEY